The sequence GCGCGTGCTGGTAGACAAATCCTTCTTGGATGGGGATGCCAAGTACGCACTGGCCATGGCGATTGCTCACAGCAAAGTACTGGGGTCCATGACGGAGGAACTCTCCCGGATGGTGAACCCCCAGGCGGTGGTGGCCACCGTCGTGGGCGGCCTGACCCTGTACGCCATCTTGCTCACCCTGCCCGAGCCTGTGAGCAAGGGCATCGCCGCGCTGATGACGGTCGGGGCCATGGCCTACATGGGATGGGACACGGTGTGGCGCCTGATGGATGGGTGGCTGGTGCTGATGAAGGAAGTGGATCAGGCCACTACCTTCGACGGCATCTCCGCGTCCGGCGAGAAGTTTGGGGCAACGATGGGGGAGAAGGCGGCACGCGCCTTCGTCATGCTGGGCATGGTGGCACTGGGGAGTACAACATCAGGTCTGGCGGCGAAGCTGCCGAAGTTGCCTGAGGCTGGGCAAGCGGCGGCGGTGGCCAAGGCGCAGTTGAACATCCACTTCACGGCCCCAGCACTGTCACAGGTGGAGTCAGTCGCCCTCGCTGCTGAGGGCGTCACCATCGCGCTGAGCTCCAACGCAGTCGCCATGACGGCGCACGACCTCTCAGGTGGCAAGGCTGGGGTGCAGGCTGCGCCGCCCAGCGCCGATGGGCCGGGGGGATGGGTCCAGGTGGACGAATCCATGTCCGAGAGCGCCCGAACCTATCAAGCCCAGAGGACTGGAACCCCCAAGGGCTACGCCTACCGCGTGAAATCGGGTGGCGAGCAAGTGGACTTCGATGGCTTCGACCAAGGGGTGCTGCTGGAGGTCAAGGGTCCGGGCTACGCGCAGTGGATCACCCAGAAACTGGAGTTTCTGCCGATCTTCAAGGGACGCCTCAAATTGCTGGAACAAGCACGGCGCCAGTTCGAAGTTGCCAACGGAACCCCCGTCCGGTGGATCGTCGCTGAGGAGAAACTCGCAGGCGCACTCAAGAAGGTGTTCAAGGGGGCTGGCCTCGACGAGATCGAAGTCATCCATGTTCCACTCGCCCCATGAGGAATAGCCATCCGATGAGCGAACCGTATTACGCTGGCTCCTACTGGCTCTCCCGGCCTGAATCCGATGAGGCTTGCGCACACCGCGCGGAGCGGTTCTTTCACCTCCTGGGCCACTGTGACCTGGCGTGGACCCGCTGGTATGAGGCGGCAGACTCCTTTGAACAGGCGCGCAAACTCCAGTTCGCGACAGATGCGGCGAATTTCCAGAAGATGTTCGCGCGGAAGGAGAATCATTTCGGTGACCGCTTCTCGTTCCACTTGTGGACGGGCGACAACCTGGATGAGTGGTCCAGCGTTGACGGCAACTGCGGTTCATCTTCTCTGCGGGTTCCGTCCACCTGCGTGCTCAAGCCATACGACGAGGGGATCCCCGGAGAGCGGGTGCTGACCACTCCCGTCATGACCGAAGTGATGCGCGCCATGGCCCTGGCTTGGGACCCCGAATGGGGACTGGCGACATCCGAGGCGCATCGCGACAGCGTCACGGAGAGAGCGAAACCGGGCACCTTCGTGGGTTGGGTGATGTACTTTTCACGGCTGCGCGGCACAGTGCCCCCTCTGCCTGCCCCCGTGCGCATCGAGCCTGTGGAAGACAAAGGCACCCTCGTCATTCTCACTCCCGAGAGGTTCACCGCGTCCAGCCCAGATCACGTCGCGCTGGCTGCTCGCGTTCATGAACTGCTGGATCGGGCTGGGTTGCTGAGGCCATTGCAGCCTTGGCCAGCAGGTTGACTGCATGGCCGTTGAGAAGCCGCATCATCCCGGCTTGCCGTAGCCCAGGATTTCGTCCCCTTCGAACTCCACCACCCAGCCGCCCGGCAGGGCCATCGCGGAGAGCAGCTCGGAGCGTCGGCGCAGCAGCTCGAACACCGGGAACTGCTCGGGCGGCACGGTGCTCAACGCCCCCGGGGGCATGATGAGCCAGCCGGAGTCCCCTGCTTCGGGGGCCAGCGCACGCGCCAGCGCCACCCGCTCGCTCTTCTCCCAGCCCGGCACCGCCGTTACGGTGTCGGTGAAGCGGGGGAAGCGAGGCTCGGCGTCCACCCCCTGCGCCGTCTCCAACATGCTGCCCTGCACCTGCAGCGTCACCGTGACGTCATCGCGCCAGGCGTTCAGCGGGTTCCCGTCGAAGTCGGGCTCGGTCACCACCAGGGCGCCGCCCCGCGGATCCAGCCGGATGGAGGACCAGCCGAAGCGCAGCGTACGCCCGGGAATCAGCCCCCCGGCCGGCAGCTTCGCGAGCACCTCCATCACCCACTCGCCCTGCTCCTCCGCGCCGTCCTCGCACGTCAGCACCACGTGCACGCCGTGCAGGTTCCGCTCCAGCCGCGACAACCCCATGGTCATCCCTCGTTCCCGCCACTGCGGGGGTTAGAGCGTGAAGCGTGAGAGCAGCGCCTCGGGCCGGGGGTCCTTCTCCCAGGCCTCCAGCACCGCCACGGCGGGAGAGCGGCCCGAGGCGGCCACCTGCTCCAGCGGCGCCAGCAACGGCACATCCTCGGGGTCCAGGCGCTGCAAGCCCCGGCGGGCCATCGCCACCATCTCTCCGGCGAGCCGGTGCAGCTCCTGCCCGTTCAGGCGCCCCGCGAGCCCCTCCCGGCGCGACGTCTCGTGGAAGGCGCGGTGCTCGGCGAGGCTCAGCTTCGGCAGCAGCCGCTCGGCCTCCTCCGTCGCCGCCGCGTCGTACAGCAGCCCGCGCCACAGCGCGCCCAGCGCCCCGGTCATCTCCGCCGAGGCACAGTCGGCCCCGCGCACCTCGATGACCTTCTTGAGGCGCACCTCCGGGAAGAGCGTGGACAGGTGGTCGGTCCAGTCCCCCATGTCCGGCGGCTGCCCCTCGAAGCCCTCCTTCAGGAGCTGGCGGAAGGAGAGCTTCGGATAGAGGTACTGCCCGCGCCGGCGCAGGAAGAGCAGCGGCGCGTCCAGCGCCCACTCCACATAGGCCCGGTAGGAGAAGGAGCCATCGAAGAAGGCCGGGATGTAGCCACAGCGCGTGGGGTCCACCTCGTCCCAGACGCGGCTGCGGTAGGACATGAACCCCGAGGGCTTGCCCTCGACGATGGGGCTGTTGGCGTAGAGCGCCACCATCAGGGGCGACAGCCGGGCCACCAGCACCGTCTTGCGCACACAGTCCGCCTCGTCCGCCCAGTCGAAGGAGGCCTGCCCGGTACACGTCATCAACATCATGTTCAGCGCCAGACGTCCCCGCTCCGGCAACGTGCGCCGCATCATCTTGTAGCGCGTCTTGGGCATCCACGGCGTGTCCGCCGTCGTGCCGAAGGGCCGGTACCCCAGCGCCACCAGCTGCAACCCCAGCTCGCCCCCGGCGGCCTTCACCTCGGCGAGGTGCCGCAGGTTCTCCGCGTGGGCCTCGCGCGCGGTGCGGAAGGGGCTGCCCGACAGCTCGAGCTGGCCTCCCGGCTCCAGGGAGATGGTCTCGATGCCCCGCTGGAGCGCGATGACGGGCGCATCCGGCGTCTCCCGGAACAGGCTGTAGCCCCCCGCCGGGCCAATCTTCTCCAGCAAGGCGCCAATTCCGGACGGTCCCTCGTAGGGCACGGGGCGCGCGGTCCCCACCGGATGGACGAGCTTCTCGTGCTCGAGCCCCAGCAAGTGCCCCTCGCGCGGCCTCTCCGCGGCCCGGAAGCCCTCCAGGAGCATGTCGATGGAAGCAATGGGTTCAACGGCGGCGCGTTTGAGGTCCAGGGACATGGCGGCGCCTATATAACGATGATTGACCCCGCCGCTCTCAATTGCGCATGGTACCGCGGATGATTCGCTCCTCCCCCGTGCCCGACCTCCCGCCCCGGTCCAGCGTTTCGGACTTTGTTCAGGGGGTGTCCTTGCTAGGCCGCGCCCTGGGGCTCATCTTCCGTGCCCCCAAGCTCCTGGCGCTCTCGTCGCTGTGCGCGCTCGTCACCCTGGTGAGCCTGGTGGCGCTGGTGTGGCTCATCGGGCACTACACCCCGCAGCTCGTCGGGGTCCTGTTCCCCCGCCCGGAGGCCTGGTACGGCCAGGTCCTCTGGTACCTCGTCCTGGCGCTCACCTTCGTGGTGCTCCTCGTGGTGGGGGTCAACACCCTGCCCCCCCTCTTGCTCGCCCCCCTCATGGACCCCCTCTCGGAGACCACCGAGGAGCTGTGCGGCGGCTATACCTCTCCGCCCTTCACCCTGGGGGCTTTCTTCCGGGGCCTGGTGACGGGGGTCGGCCACACCCTGGCCCGCGTCTTCTTCCTCGCGCTGGGGCTCACCGTGCTCCTGCCCCTGCACCTCATCCCCGGGCTGGGCAGCGTGCTGTGGACGGTGCTGGGCAGCCTGTGGGCGATGATCTGGATGGCCGGCGAGCACCTGGCCGCCCCCATGACGCGCCACCTGTACCCTTTCGCCGAGGTCCGCCGCATGCTCCGCGAGCGGCGGGCGCTCTGCCTGGGCCTGGGCGCGGGCATCTACCTGATGCTGTGGGTTCCGGTGCTGAACACTTTTTTCCTCCCCGTGGCGGTGGTCGCCGGGACCCTGCTCTACCGGGGGCTGATCGCCGCCGGGAGCCTGCCGCCCCCTCCGGCTCCGGGCGCCCTGAAATAAACACCCGCCCTGGGTGTCTTCCCCCTCACAGGCCCTGAGGCTGGGGGACGGGAACGCATTGCTTTCCAGGAACGTTCCTCAACGACGCAGAAGAGAGGACGCCTTGAAGCACCTGAAGACCGTGATTAGGCTTGCCCGGCTGCTCACTGCCCGCTGCGTCCTCAACAACCACCCGAATTCAAAGAGCTTTTCACGCAGCCCCCCGGGGTGCCCGTCACCCCAGCTTGGATGAACCCATGCCGCGAATGCTTCGCCGGATCATCGCAGTCGCAGTCCTGCTCGGCGCCTGGGCCCTCGTGGGCGGTGACCGCGCCCCGATCCCCCTCACGATGGGGGCCGCTCAAGCCGCCAACCAGGGCTGGGACGGCACCGCCGCCCAGAAGGGGGACAAGGGCTCGCACGAGCTGTCCTCCCGCATCTTCACGAAGGTCATCCTCTACGTGAAGGACAACTACGTCGACCCCAAGCGCGTCCGTCCCAAGGAGATGATGATCGCCTCCTTGGAGTATGTGGAGAAGAGCGTTCCGGACGTGCTCGTCGAGGGCAACGCGGAGACGGGGAAGATCAACC is a genomic window of Stigmatella erecta containing:
- a CDS encoding restriction endonuclease fold toxin 5 domain-containing protein → MRLLPEDAELKRRYLLWCEHTWGSGDCLRVLVDKSFLDGDAKYALAMAIAHSKVLGSMTEELSRMVNPQAVVATVVGGLTLYAILLTLPEPVSKGIAALMTVGAMAYMGWDTVWRLMDGWLVLMKEVDQATTFDGISASGEKFGATMGEKAARAFVMLGMVALGSTTSGLAAKLPKLPEAGQAAAVAKAQLNIHFTAPALSQVESVALAAEGVTIALSSNAVAMTAHDLSGGKAGVQAAPPSADGPGGWVQVDESMSESARTYQAQRTGTPKGYAYRVKSGGEQVDFDGFDQGVLLEVKGPGYAQWITQKLEFLPIFKGRLKLLEQARRQFEVANGTPVRWIVAEEKLAGALKKVFKGAGLDEIEVIHVPLAP
- a CDS encoding immunity 52 family protein; this encodes MSEPYYAGSYWLSRPESDEACAHRAERFFHLLGHCDLAWTRWYEAADSFEQARKLQFATDAANFQKMFARKENHFGDRFSFHLWTGDNLDEWSSVDGNCGSSSLRVPSTCVLKPYDEGIPGERVLTTPVMTEVMRAMALAWDPEWGLATSEAHRDSVTERAKPGTFVGWVMYFSRLRGTVPPLPAPVRIEPVEDKGTLVILTPERFTASSPDHVALAARVHELLDRAGLLRPLQPWPAG
- a CDS encoding immunity protein Imm33 domain-containing protein; protein product: MGLSRLERNLHGVHVVLTCEDGAEEQGEWVMEVLAKLPAGGLIPGRTLRFGWSSIRLDPRGGALVVTEPDFDGNPLNAWRDDVTVTLQVQGSMLETAQGVDAEPRFPRFTDTVTAVPGWEKSERVALARALAPEAGDSGWLIMPPGALSTVPPEQFPVFELLRRRSELLSAMALPGGWVVEFEGDEILGYGKPG
- a CDS encoding glutamate--cysteine ligase produces the protein MSLDLKRAAVEPIASIDMLLEGFRAAERPREGHLLGLEHEKLVHPVGTARPVPYEGPSGIGALLEKIGPAGGYSLFRETPDAPVIALQRGIETISLEPGGQLELSGSPFRTAREAHAENLRHLAEVKAAGGELGLQLVALGYRPFGTTADTPWMPKTRYKMMRRTLPERGRLALNMMLMTCTGQASFDWADEADCVRKTVLVARLSPLMVALYANSPIVEGKPSGFMSYRSRVWDEVDPTRCGYIPAFFDGSFSYRAYVEWALDAPLLFLRRRGQYLYPKLSFRQLLKEGFEGQPPDMGDWTDHLSTLFPEVRLKKVIEVRGADCASAEMTGALGALWRGLLYDAAATEEAERLLPKLSLAEHRAFHETSRREGLAGRLNGQELHRLAGEMVAMARRGLQRLDPEDVPLLAPLEQVAASGRSPAVAVLEAWEKDPRPEALLSRFTL
- a CDS encoding EI24 domain-containing protein, which codes for MIRSSPVPDLPPRSSVSDFVQGVSLLGRALGLIFRAPKLLALSSLCALVTLVSLVALVWLIGHYTPQLVGVLFPRPEAWYGQVLWYLVLALTFVVLLVVGVNTLPPLLLAPLMDPLSETTEELCGGYTSPPFTLGAFFRGLVTGVGHTLARVFFLALGLTVLLPLHLIPGLGSVLWTVLGSLWAMIWMAGEHLAAPMTRHLYPFAEVRRMLRERRALCLGLGAGIYLMLWVPVLNTFFLPVAVVAGTLLYRGLIAAGSLPPPPAPGALK